A stretch of the bacterium SCSIO 12827 genome encodes the following:
- a CDS encoding MFS transporter produces the protein MATQRRAVVIAVGTGQTLGWGSTYYLPAILAEPIAAEIDVTTGLVYAAFSAALILSALLGPVVGRQIDKLGGRGLLWTANLVFATGLGMLGLAENALGLFAAWLVIGGGMSMGLYDAAFATLAGLYGRDARGAITGITLMAGFASTICWPITAFMEAEIGWRAACFAWAAAHLVIGLPLNRLFVPKGNGAPAGGETVGESHQSAGPGEPPRFAAAILALVFAITWFTSTAMAAHLPRILQEAGASPAAAIAAAALVGPAQVAGRLLEFGFLKHYHPLLSARLAALTHPLGAAVILAAGAPAASAFSLLHGAGNGILTITNGTLPLAIFGAVGYGRRQGLLMAPARFVQAGAPFLFALAIDHMGAAALMLSGVLGLVSFVALMALRPPTRGVQGTNS, from the coding sequence ATGGCGACCCAACGCCGAGCCGTCGTTATCGCCGTCGGCACTGGGCAAACCCTGGGCTGGGGGTCAACCTACTATCTGCCGGCGATCCTTGCCGAACCCATTGCGGCGGAGATCGATGTGACGACCGGCCTTGTCTATGCCGCCTTCTCCGCGGCCCTGATCTTGTCGGCATTGCTCGGCCCGGTCGTCGGGCGCCAGATCGACAAGCTGGGTGGGCGCGGCCTGCTATGGACGGCGAACCTTGTGTTCGCCACCGGCCTGGGGATGCTCGGCCTGGCCGAGAATGCCCTCGGCCTGTTCGCCGCCTGGCTCGTCATCGGCGGCGGCATGTCCATGGGCCTTTATGATGCCGCCTTTGCGACCCTCGCCGGCCTCTACGGCCGTGATGCCCGGGGCGCCATCACCGGCATCACCCTGATGGCCGGGTTCGCCAGCACCATCTGCTGGCCGATCACCGCCTTCATGGAAGCCGAGATCGGCTGGCGTGCCGCTTGTTTCGCCTGGGCCGCCGCCCATCTGGTGATCGGCCTGCCACTTAACCGGCTGTTCGTGCCGAAAGGAAACGGCGCGCCGGCCGGTGGAGAGACGGTCGGGGAATCCCATCAGTCCGCGGGCCCTGGAGAGCCCCCCAGATTCGCCGCCGCGATCCTGGCCTTGGTCTTCGCGATCACCTGGTTCACCAGCACCGCGATGGCGGCGCATCTTCCCCGGATACTGCAAGAGGCCGGGGCCTCTCCCGCCGCGGCAATCGCCGCGGCGGCCTTGGTCGGCCCGGCCCAGGTCGCGGGCCGGCTGCTTGAATTCGGATTCCTAAAACACTATCACCCCTTGCTGTCCGCACGGCTGGCGGCACTAACCCACCCCTTGGGTGCCGCCGTAATACTGGCCGCCGGAGCACCCGCCGCATCCGCATTCTCCCTATTGCACGGCGCCGGCAACGGCATCCTCACCATCACCAACGGAACGCTCCCCCTCGCCATCTTCGGGGCGGTGGGATATGGGCGGCGTCAGGGATTGCTGATGGCACCGGCCCGTTTCGTCCAGGCCGGGGCCCCTTTCCTGTTCGCCCTCGCGATCGACCATATGGGCGCCGCCGCGCTTATGCTTTCGGGTGTGCTGGGGCTCGTCTCTTTCGTCGCACTGATGGCATTGCGCCCCCCCACTCGTGGGGTCCAGGGGACAAATTCTTAA
- a CDS encoding NAD(P)-binding domain-containing protein has product MPASSPRSELPVAIIGAGPVGLAAAAHLHEYGLPFVILEAGAEPGAAMREWGHVRLFSPWRYNVDKAARRLLEDAGWQAPDPDALPTGGDIVDRYLAPLAAHMSIRPHLRLNARVTALGRKDMDKVRSEGRAERPFEIRLADGSSLDAAAVIDASGTWTAPNPMGVGGLPAPGEADCADYIAYGIPDVLGRARADYAGRRTLVVGSGHSAFNVLLDLLDLKDAEPGTEIVWAVRRDTGDTLFGGGAADALPARGDLGIRTRAAMESGRLTLLRPYSVRAVSRNGDSLDIDGVLDGGDDHRQVDRIVVATGFRPQLDMLREVRLGLDPWLEAVNDLAPLIDPNLHSCGTVRPHGVRELSHPEPDFFIAGMKSYGRAPTFLMTTGYEQVRSIAASLAGDHEAAHRVELDLPETGVCSLPGVTEESSSCCGGPAPEEVDACCVRDMDAKAAGKEGCGCGPDTAAGA; this is encoded by the coding sequence ATGCCCGCTTCTTCACCCCGATCAGAACTGCCCGTCGCGATCATCGGCGCCGGCCCGGTCGGCCTTGCCGCCGCCGCGCACCTGCACGAATACGGCCTGCCCTTCGTCATACTGGAGGCCGGAGCCGAACCCGGCGCCGCCATGCGTGAATGGGGGCACGTGCGCCTGTTTTCCCCTTGGCGCTACAACGTCGACAAGGCGGCCCGCCGCCTGCTGGAAGACGCAGGGTGGCAAGCACCCGATCCCGACGCCCTGCCCACGGGCGGCGATATCGTCGACCGCTATCTGGCGCCGCTCGCGGCCCACATGTCGATCCGCCCTCATCTGCGCCTCAACGCCAGGGTTACCGCCCTTGGCCGCAAGGACATGGACAAGGTCCGTTCCGAAGGGCGCGCGGAGCGGCCGTTCGAAATCCGGCTCGCCGACGGCTCTTCTCTTGACGCCGCCGCGGTGATCGATGCCTCCGGCACCTGGACCGCGCCGAACCCCATGGGGGTCGGCGGCCTGCCCGCGCCCGGCGAAGCCGACTGCGCCGATTATATCGCCTATGGCATTCCCGATGTGCTGGGCCGGGCCCGCGCCGATTACGCCGGCAGGCGCACATTGGTGGTCGGCAGCGGCCATTCAGCCTTCAACGTGCTTCTAGACCTGCTGGACCTGAAGGATGCCGAACCGGGCACGGAGATCGTCTGGGCTGTGCGTCGCGATACCGGCGACACGTTGTTCGGCGGTGGCGCCGCCGATGCCCTGCCGGCGCGCGGCGACCTGGGAATCCGAACCCGCGCCGCCATGGAATCGGGCCGCCTGACCCTGCTCCGCCCCTATTCCGTGCGCGCCGTGTCGCGCAACGGCGACAGTCTTGATATCGACGGCGTCTTGGACGGCGGTGACGACCACCGACAGGTCGACCGCATCGTCGTCGCCACGGGCTTCCGTCCGCAGCTTGACATGCTGCGCGAGGTGCGCCTGGGTCTCGACCCCTGGCTTGAGGCCGTCAACGACCTGGCGCCGCTGATCGACCCCAACCTGCACAGTTGCGGCACCGTACGCCCCCACGGCGTACGCGAACTAAGTCATCCGGAACCCGATTTCTTCATCGCCGGGATGAAGTCCTACGGCCGCGCACCGACCTTTCTGATGACCACGGGCTATGAACAAGTGCGCTCCATCGCCGCCTCGCTCGCCGGCGACCATGAAGCGGCGCACCGCGTCGAACTGGACCTGCCGGAAACGGGCGTGTGCAGCCTACCGGGCGTGACCGAGGAATCCTCCTCCTGCTGCGGCGGACCGGCGCCCGAAGAGGTCGACGCCTGCTGCGTCCGTGACATGGATGCCAAAGCCGCCGGCAAGGAGGGCTGCGGTTGCGGCCCTGATACGGCCGCAGGCGCCTAA
- a CDS encoding response regulator transcription factor, giving the protein MRLLFADDHPMFLDAVREHLNRAFPDIEIQAASNLDEVTTKLSNKGDYDLVVLDFSMPGMEGTEGVKRLRATYPDLAIAVTSGVAKTRDVKTVLDLGAHGFLPKTLTGSAYAGALRVIAEGGTYVPVETMQALAAEAADRKINAEGLTPREMEVLEGIADGKPNKQIARDLEIHEVTVKLHARSIFKKIGVQNRSQAAVVARERGLVTRGYVQENY; this is encoded by the coding sequence ATGCGATTGCTGTTCGCCGATGACCATCCCATGTTTCTCGATGCGGTGCGTGAGCATCTTAACCGCGCTTTTCCCGATATCGAGATTCAGGCGGCGTCCAATCTCGACGAAGTGACGACCAAGCTTTCGAACAAGGGGGACTACGATCTCGTGGTCCTGGATTTCTCCATGCCTGGCATGGAGGGCACGGAAGGGGTCAAACGGCTTCGCGCTACCTATCCTGACCTGGCCATTGCCGTGACCTCCGGCGTCGCCAAGACACGGGACGTGAAGACCGTCCTTGATCTCGGCGCCCATGGGTTTTTGCCGAAAACCTTGACCGGCTCCGCCTATGCGGGGGCCCTTCGTGTGATCGCCGAGGGCGGTACTTACGTGCCGGTGGAAACCATGCAGGCGTTGGCTGCCGAGGCGGCGGACCGCAAGATCAATGCGGAAGGCCTGACGCCCCGCGAGATGGAGGTGCTTGAGGGCATCGCCGACGGAAAACCGAATAAGCAGATCGCTCGTGATCTTGAAATCCATGAAGTCACGGTGAAGCTGCATGCGCGCAGCATCTTCAAAAAAATTGGCGTGCAGAACCGTTCACAAGCGGCCGTTGTCGCCCGCGAACGGGGACTCGTTACGAGGGGCTATGTGCAGGAAAATTACTAA